The DNA window AGGCATTGAAGGGCGAAAGCGCGGCTCCAAGATCGCGCAACAGCGTGACTCGCGCTTTGATGATGTAGGCGAGCTTCCCGAACGCGGCGTGATAGCGCACGCCATGATAGGATTCATCCGGCTCGGTGAAGTCTGGGAATTTGCCGCTTGCGGTCCAGTCGAAGTTGCCGCCGTCGACGATGACGCCGCCTATCGACGTGCCGTGACCTCCGATGAACTTCGTGGCGCTGTGAACGACGATGTTCGCGCCGTGCTCGATCGGCTTTGTGAGGTAAGGCGTTGCGAGAGTGTTATCGATGACGAAGGGGATATCGTGGCGCTGCGCGAGCGCCGCGACGGCTGCGATGTCGAGCACGTCGACTTTCGGATTGCCGATCGTCTCGGCGAAGATCGCTCGGGTGTTTGGTCGGACGGCTCGTTCGAAGTTGTCCGGATCCTCGGGATCGACAAGACTGACCTCGATGCCGAACCGTGGCAGGGTATGAGTGAAGGCGTTGTACGTGCCGCCGTAGAGCGAGGCCGAACTGACGATGTGATCCCCCGCTTTTGCGATGTTGAGCAGCGAATAGATGACGGCCGCCTGGCCGCTGGCGACGCCGAGTGCGCCGCTGCCGCCCTCGAGCGCGGCGATGCGCTGTTCGAAGACGTCGGTGGTAGGATTCATGATGCGCGTATAGATGTTGCCGAATTCTTCAAGCGCGAAGAGGCGCTTCGCGTGCGCGGTATCGTCGAAGAGATATGAAGTGGTCTGGAAGATGGGCACGGCGCGAGACTTGGTGGACGGGTCGCCGGCGTGGCCTCCGTGCAGGGCGACGGTATCGAATTTCGGCATGGGAGAGACTCCTTTTGGCAACGAGTGGGAGAGGAGCGCTACTACGCTGGGTGGGTATACGTGATGGCCGCCGAGCTGTAAGCCGAGCGCTGTGCGTCGGCGATGTCGGCGAGATCGGAGATGATCGCCGACGCCGTGGCGGAGCGGCCCGCGCCGAGGCCGCCGACGATGATCGGGCCGGCATGGCGAGCATCTATCCGGACGATATTTTCCACGCCTTGCGGTGCGGCAAAGGGGTGGTCGGCCGGAATATACGTGGGAGCCACCGACGCGACGACGGCGCCGCCCGGCGTGCGCCTCGCGGTCGCGACCAGCTTGAGCCGGCACCCGAGACGTCGCGCAAGCGCGATGTCGTCGGGACCGACATCGCGGATGCCTCGCCGCGGTATCGATTCCCAAGGCAGCCACATACCGAATGCGGCCGCGACTAGAATGGTGAGTTTCTGCGCTGCGTCGGCTCCGTCGACATCGTTTGACGGATCCGCTTCGGCGAAGCCTTCGCTCTGCGCCGCTTCGAGCGCCTCGAGATAAGTCGCGCCCTTTTCGAGCTTTGTCAGGATATAGTTTGTCGTGCCGTTGAGAATCCCGCCGACTTCGTGGATTTCGTCCGCACCGGCGATGCTTCGTACCGTCCGTACGACCGGTGTCGCCGCGCCGACCGCAGCTTCGTAACGGAAAAAGACCGCGCGAGAATTGCTGAGTTCGGTGAGCCGCGACCCGTAGGAGGCGACGAGGGTCTTGTTCGCGGTGATCACGTGCTTGCCGGCACGAAGCGCGACTTCGGTATATGCAAGCGTGGGCGCGATGCCGCCCATGCACTCCACGACGACGTCGATATTCGGGTCGCTCAAGATGCGCGACGCGTCGTCCGTGAGAAGCGGTCTCACATCCGCCGGGAAGCGATCCTTTTTGAGGTCGCGGACGAGCACCCGGTGGATCTTGACGTCGACACCCCGAAGCCGCGGGCCGGTTAGGATGCGATGCGCGACGCCTCCGCCGACCACGCCGCAGCCGAGCAGCCCGACGCCGATGCTTGAGCGCCTGTCGTTGAGTTGGTCGTTCTCTATCATTTGATTCCATCCGTCGTGATGCAAAAAGAAAGCGGCTCCTCGCCTTTGCCGGAGAGGAGCCGCTGTCGTGGAAGTGAGTGCCGTTTGGCCTACTTCGAGAGCGCGCGCGCCTCCGCATGCGAAACCATACAGGTCTCACACATGCACATCATCGCGCTCATCGAAGTCAAATTCATCTTGGTTCCTTTAAGGGACGAAAAAGCCGGGCGCTTAATCCCGGCTACAAAATCGCTTGCATCGATCTTGGAACCGTTTGAGCTGCTTTCGCGCTCAGGCCGTTGCCATTCCGTTAAAGGCACATTACCAGAAGGGTGGACGGATGTCAAGCATTTTTGCGTGCTTTTCGCGTGCTACCTCGCCTTCGGATACCAATCAGCGAACCGGTGCCGCTTTCCGTGAACGGCAAATCCCAAGGCGCGATCGAACAGCGCGAGCTCTTCACCGATCCATCCCCCTTCGACCGCTTCCGCCGCCGACCGGCACGCGATGCCGGCTTCGCCCGCCTCGTATGCCGCGAAGCCGATAGGCCGGCATCGGGCGCGCGGGATAATCGTACCGTTTGCGGCGAGCGGAGAAGATGACGGCAGGCCGAGCTCGGCGAGGCCTGCCTTTGAGACGGCGTCGACAAACCGGTGGCCCGGCGAGCGGCCTAGAGAAAAATCGACCAATACGGGGCGGAACTCGGGTTTTAGATCGTAGAGCGAATGGATCTCGCCGTCGAAGTTCTTCCGCGCGTTAGCGGCCGCGACTATGAGGTCCCGGCAAAGGTAGAGGACGCCGAACCGGCCGGATTCGTTCCAGCGCCCTCCGGCATCTTTGGAGAAGGACGTATCTGCGCAATCGTTCCAATCGGGGTCGCAGACGCGGTGATAGAGCCCCGATCGTCTTACGTGCCGAGCTTTCACTCACGTACCGGAGTACGAGTAGAGCTCGTGAAGATAGCGAAAGACCCGGTCGGGGCCGCGCTTTTCCAGCACGTCGAGCACGGTGCTTCCATCCAGCCCCTTCGCGGGCGTCGCGACGATTTGCGGAATGCGCTCGGCTTTCAGGCGCTTCTTGAAGACGTGGGCGATCTCTAAGACGCGATCGACATCTGCGAGCCGGCTCAATGGTACTCCGGCGACCCGCCATTTGTCGACGGCTTGGCGCGATACACCGAAAAGCCGCGCCACCCGGGTTTCGCTCAGACCGAAGATCTGGCGGATCTCGTCGACTGCGCGGGTTTTCCGTCCCTCGAGCGTCAGTGCCATACGTATCTCCTCTGCATCCATTGTACTGCAACCCAACGGCAACCGCAACCCCGTGGCAACCAAGGGTCACGTCCCGGGACGCGGTGCCCAGCTTTACGAGGCAATCCACCGCCGATTCGGAATACTTTAGAGGGCGAGAAGCGAGGGAATCAGAGTGAAAAACACCTGCGATCACGTCGGCGAAGTGCTCGAAGCAAAACCGACCTCCGATGGCTGCGAAGAATGCCTAGCTATGGGTGATACTTGGGTTCACTTGCGCCTATGCATCACGTGCGGTCATGTCGGCTGCTGCGACGCGTCGAAAAATAAGCATGCCACCAAACACTTCCATCACACGCATCACCCGGTCATCAGATCGCTCGAGCCGGGCGAGGACTGGCACTGGTGTTATTTAGACGAAGTGATGATGTAGATCATATTGCCGGAGGGCACGCCGTACGAGGGCACGCCGTACGAGGGCAAGCATCGCTTGCCCCGTTTTTTTGTGGGTGAGCGTTGCTCACCCTAGTACGGATTGCTCACCCTAGTACGGCTCGCGCTCCTACCTACGGATCGGTTCTGCCGAATAGAGTGCGACGCGCGGCATGTTGCTCGGATAGTTGCCGTCGGGATACTTCTTCACCCAAAGTGCCGCGCGAGCCACCAGATACTCGAAATTATCGAAGATGCCCGGCCCGCGCACTTGGCGCACCACTTCAATCGCCGGGCTCAGCAACTGCCAGTAGGTGATGACCACGTCGCACGCCTGATCTAAGAACGCTTCTTCACCGATCAGATCATATTTGACGTAATTGCCTAGCTGCTCGAAATAGCCGGCTAGCCAAAGCTCCTTGTGCACGGTCAGATCGGGCGCGGGCCGCTCGAGACCCGCACGGAATTCCGGATCGTTCATTCTTTCGGCGAGCTCGCTGCGGACGAAATGAGCGCTTTCCCTGAACGTCGGCTCTTGTTGCAGATCGAGCACCTTGAGCAGACCGGTGAGCTGATTGCTGGCCCGAAGGTGCCGCAACTGCTTCATCGCGGCGACGGCAGTGACTGCGATGACGATGATGGTCACTATCCCGACCAGCGAATTGATCGCTTCGAAGCTCATCGAATGGAAGTCGCGGCTAACTCGCGAGGATGTCGGGATACATCCGCTTCGCGTGCTCGTACGCGGACTCGATGAGCAATGGATTGAGCCCCAGCCGAAGAGGGCGGCGAGGTTGTGGCGCCAGGCGGTGAACGAATCCTTTGGTGCAGAGAGCTGCGAGCGCTCGGCTCAACGCAGTATCGGACAGGCTCAGCCGGCGCGCCATTGCGGAATGACCCATCGGTTTTTCGTAGACGCGCGTTCGCACGTCGACGTGGCTCCATAGGTAGATGTAGACCCGGCGTTGCTCGCGCGTGAGCGCTTTGCACGCGCCAATGGACGAGAACAACGAGTCCCAAACTCGATCGCAAAACGTTCTGGTCGCCGCCACATGCGCCACGTACGTCGGCCTCCAACCTTCGAACAGGTGTTTGGATGGCCGGCTGCAGCACCCCTTCGGGGGGCTGTTAGTATTTCTGAAGGATCGCTTGCGTCAGGCGCACCCCACGTGTCCGCATTGGCAAATGCCGTCGCCTCGT is part of the Candidatus Eremiobacteraceae bacterium genome and encodes:
- a CDS encoding O-acetylhomoserine aminocarboxypropyltransferase/cysteine synthase family protein — encoded protein: MPKFDTVALHGGHAGDPSTKSRAVPIFQTTSYLFDDTAHAKRLFALEEFGNIYTRIMNPTTDVFEQRIAALEGGSGALGVASGQAAVIYSLLNIAKAGDHIVSSASLYGGTYNAFTHTLPRFGIEVSLVDPEDPDNFERAVRPNTRAIFAETIGNPKVDVLDIAAVAALAQRHDIPFVIDNTLATPYLTKPIEHGANIVVHSATKFIGGHGTSIGGVIVDGGNFDWTASGKFPDFTEPDESYHGVRYHAAFGKLAYIIKARVTLLRDLGAALSPFNAWLFIQGLETLGLRIQRHSDNAAAVVEFLERQPDVTWVKYPRSKKYLPKGGGAILTFGLRGGVAQASSFIDALKLHSLLANVGDAKSLVIHPATTTHQQLTDAQRRASGVSDDLVRLSVGIEDLDDILEDLRQAFAAAAASSPAIEEWPVADSAPVEA
- a CDS encoding homoserine dehydrogenase, with translation MIENDQLNDRRSSIGVGLLGCGVVGGGVAHRILTGPRLRGVDVKIHRVLVRDLKKDRFPADVRPLLTDDASRILSDPNIDVVVECMGGIAPTLAYTEVALRAGKHVITANKTLVASYGSRLTELSNSRAVFFRYEAAVGAATPVVRTVRSIAGADEIHEVGGILNGTTNYILTKLEKGATYLEALEAAQSEGFAEADPSNDVDGADAAQKLTILVAAAFGMWLPWESIPRRGIRDVGPDDIALARRLGCRLKLVATARRTPGGAVVASVAPTYIPADHPFAAPQGVENIVRIDARHAGPIIVGGLGAGRSATASAIISDLADIADAQRSAYSSAAITYTHPA
- a CDS encoding RES domain-containing protein, whose translation is MKARHVRRSGLYHRVCDPDWNDCADTSFSKDAGGRWNESGRFGVLYLCRDLIVAAANARKNFDGEIHSLYDLKPEFRPVLVDFSLGRSPGHRFVDAVSKAGLAELGLPSSSPLAANGTIIPRARCRPIGFAAYEAGEAGIACRSAAEAVEGGWIGEELALFDRALGFAVHGKRHRFADWYPKAR
- a CDS encoding UBP-type zinc finger domain-containing protein, producing MKNTCDHVGEVLEAKPTSDGCEECLAMGDTWVHLRLCITCGHVGCCDASKNKHATKHFHHTHHPVIRSLEPGEDWHWCYLDEVMM